taGGAAATATGTGAAGTAGATTTATCAATTATATGATagcaaattttattataaaataatcttGATATCTATCCTTTTTTTGTGGCAAAAAGAACTtagatataattaaaaatacatgttaAGTGTACTAACTGTGTAgagaaatatgtttttttggaattaagattgaaaaaaaatttaaaaacttaaaataaaagtttaaaaaaaaaaaagtcaaatgcaATATTGGAAAGCGTTAGAAAAATATTctctcatattttttatttttataaatagataCCGGTATATTGATAATTAACTGTTACAATACGAATCTCGAGATAGAAGGAGAATAACAACAGATATCAAAACATCATCTGAAGCCGATAACTAAGATATTAGTTAGCCTGAAAATTTGCAAACCAGATATAGAGAAAATCATCTTGAGGCGTAGTAGTGGGAGTAGAGCCATTCTTGTTGTCGAGAGCGATTAGTTTCCTCCGGAGCCGCAACTGgatttctttcttcaatctttCAGTGGAACGAAAATCTGCTGAGTGGATTCTTGCATTCCTCTCAGACCAGATGAAATAAATGAGAGCATGAAATAGGAGATTGCAAATCACATTAAGCTTCCTATTTGTGGTAGGTCGCTTGATCCAATTTAGAAATCCACCAAAATTCGTTGGCAGCTGGGGTAGGAGttgagagaagaaatcaaaccaaagaACCTTGGTGTACGAGCATTGGAAGTAAAGATGATCTCTTGATTCTGTCACGGTTAGACAGAGAAGGCAAGAATCAGGAACTTGAATATTCCAGCTTCTCATTATGTCCCTTGTTCTGAGTCGATTCAAAATTGTTTACCAAGTCAAGAAAGCCATTTTTGGAATTTGTTCCTTGAACCATACCTGAGAATGCCAGTGAACTTGAGGACCAACATGATGTAAATGCTTCCACGTTCGTATATAGGAGAATAAGCCATTTGTATGATCCGGAGTTAGTTTCCAACCCGAAAATCCTATTCCAGTCTGCGAGCCTCTTTAGTCCTAGTCCCCCTGCCGATTTAGCAGTACAAACAACATCCCATGATACTTTAGCACCTCTTGCACTGTCTGCCACTCCTTTCCACAAAAAGGCAGAGCAAATTCTCTCAAGTTCCTTTAGACACTTAGAAGGAAGCATGAAAATTGAAGCCCAAAAATTTATTGTGTTATTGATCACGGATTGGAGAAGCTGAAGTCTTCCAGCGAACAAAAGATGGCGATGAGTCCAACCGGAAATTCTTGACTTCACTTTGTCTATTAACGGCTGGTAATCGGAAGCAGAAAGCTTTTGAGTGATTAGTGGAAACCCAAGGTATCTAATAGGCAAGGAGCCGTGAGTTAAGTTGAGTCTTGAGGACATAGAACGAATGCCATTCCTATTATCTCCATCGAGAAAGAGGCAAGACTTAGTCAGATTGATTCCCAATCCCGAGGCTAGTTTGAACATATCCAATGTTTCCAAAATACCCACCAAAGATGATTCAGAGCCATCGAATAATACCAGAAGGTTATCAGCGAAGTTTAAGTGAGTGATCAGGGGTTGAATACAAAGAGAACGAGGCTTTATCCTTTCCTGAGTAACAGCACGGTCCAACTGTTTCGATAATATGTCCATTACCAATGCAAACAAAGGGGCAGAGATAGAGTCACCTTGACGCAGCCCTTTATTTCCAGGGAAATAACCAATTAACTCTCCATTTAGAGCTAAGGGAGTAGTGAAGCAAGTGACTAACCAATTGACGAAAGTGGAGGGAAGTTCGATTGAAGTTAGGATGTTGGTGAGAAAAACCCAGTCCACATTATCGAACACCTTTGAAATATCAATTTGAAGGCAACCTCTAGTTATTGGACCTGGTTTGTGAAAGTCAGCTACCAACTCTGCTGCCAACATGACATTCTCACATAGCAGTCTCCTTTTATGAATAATACCCGATTTCTCTGAACCGCCAAATCCGTAAACAACTTTAATCTCCTTGCCAGAATCCGAGATATCACCTTGTAAATGGTGTTGCAGCAGGAAACAGGCCTGAAATCACCCAATTTCTCAGCAGTTGTTGTCTTTGGAATGAGGGCAATTATTGTAGCATTGACCTGCTTAATGAGCTTCCCTGTAGTAAAGAAAACCGTGACTGCTTCTACCACAATTGGTCCCATTGTTCCCCAGTCATGAGTGAAGAAGTCTGCGGTGAATCCATCCGGACCGGGAGCTTTGTTCTTTGGTAGAGAAAACATAGCAGAGGTGACCTCTTCTGGAATAGGAATCGATTGGAGAGTGGTTGCTAACTCAGAGCTACACCTGTAGTGGGTTAGGTTCTGAATATCCTCGATTGACATTGGTTGTACATCAGAGTTCTTCGTTCCAAGAAGCTTCTGATAATAGCCAATTATTAAGTTCTTGATCTGAGCATTTTACGATATCCTTTCCCCCTGATCATTGAGTAGTGACCCAATCTTGTTCCTGACATGATGAGCTTTGATAGAGTTGTGGAAGAATCTGGTATTGGAGTCTCCATCAGTATACCATCTTATCCTTGACTTCTGCCTTAAAAAGGATTCCTCAGCAGAGGATAACAACAACCACTTCTTTTTTGCCTGCTTTTCCTCATGAAACAGTAACGGAGAAGGATTGGTAAGAATTTGAGACTGGAGTCTCGTCAGTGCTTCTTGAGCTTCTGCAGTACGAGCTTGTATGTTGCTAAAATATATTCTGTTTAGTTCCTTGCAACCCAGCTTAACCGCCTTGAGTTTCTGACAGAGTCGAGACATAGGTGATCCAACGTGCTCATGAACATTCCACGCATTCTGGAGAAGAGTAGGATAATCGGAGTGAGCTGTGAATAAGTTGTAGAACTTGAATGGAActttccttctctctctatcaGAAGTCATAGAGACCAAGATAGGGGTATGATCTGATCCACATGGAGCATCAAAAAGTGCCTTGGAGTGGGGATACGAGTTTAACCAAGCTTCATTTATGAGACATCTATCAAGCTTCCTCGTTATGGGATTGTCCTCTTAATTGTTATACCAAGTATGGCTTGATCCACTTCCAGCCATCTCCTATATATCACACTTGTCAATGCAATCTTGAAACTCTGCCATACCAGTCAAAGGAAGTGGATACAGATGAAGGGAGTAGTGGTCCTCAGCTCGAAGTATTTGATTGAAATCGCCAAGAATCAACCAAGGATGGTGTTGCTGACTATCGTAGTGATATATCTCCTCTAAGTCGGCCCAAAGTTCACGCCTTGCTATCATACAGTTCCTCGCATATACAAAGGATACCGTGTAGGAGTGATTCAAAGTAGGATCAAAAACCCCACAAGTAATAACCTGATCCGTCTTTTTGTAAATGAAAATCTTCAAATCAGGGTGCCAGACAACCCAAATTCTCCCATTAGAGGCAGTTGGAGAATAGTTATTAACATACCTCCATCCTGGAAACCTATTTGCCAAAATTGGATCCGCATTCTCTTCCTGGACCCGAGTTTCCAAAATGCCTCCTAACGAGGTCTTTGAGACAAAACCCAACTCTTAAGTTGTTGCTGTCTAGAGGATGTATTGAATCCCcttatattataacaaaaaatcttcttcatcattatgATGTCCAAAAGGTGTTGAAAGCAAAGCTTTCAAGCTTGATGAGGGGGACGACCCTTGGAGGGTTGCCGTCCGCTTCCCAAACTGTACTTGCTTTGATGGGAGCTCGAACACAGGGAGTACCGTCTTCCGTGAAGGTAGGTTGAGTGGCTTTTTTTAAGTTGCGGAGTGTGGGATCGAATATCTCAGCCCATTGCAGTGGCGTATTATCTATTATCGGTGGAGATTTCACGACTACTGATGGAATAAGGAGCGGATCTGAGCTTATCTGAGCAAATGGTGAATCCCCTACCTGAGTTGGAAAAAATTCGATTCTCCTAGCCTGAGTTGGAGCATCATCTGAATCCAACCTGTTTTCATGGGGATCAGAAGAGTTTCCATTTCCCATTGCTTGCTCTGGAGCGTTTCCGGTAAATTAAGTCTGAGTTGAAAATGGTCGTGGAATTGCCTCCGGATTAATACCCAGATCTGGATCTGGGGGATCTGGGTTCGTCATCGATGACTCTGAAAGGGGATAAGAAAGGAAGAGAGGGGAAAAAGAGAATTTTTTCGCCGGTGGCGTGAGACTAGCCGACGACAAGgggaaaaaaattaagtttcGCCTTTTATCGCCTACTTTTTCGCCTTTTTGCCTTTAACTGATATTAGTCCTATTATGAATTTCGTTTGtcattctctcatattttgGTACACTAAGATCCATTTTAAAAGTACTAAATCAGCCAACACACACGAAATAGTGTAATAGTAAAAGAGAAAATGGAGAAACGAATAGCACATCAAACTCCTTACAAAACTTGTGCTGGGAAGACATTGTCTTTATACACATACCAAGTTTCTATCGATGCTTCAGAGTTCACGCGATAAATGCCTTAGCATTCCATAGCAAAGATTATAAGGCGACAAGTTTTATATGTCCATGCAGCGAAAAATATGCAAGACGAACATGCTTATCATTTGCAAATGTATGCAATacttagtttttatatatgaagCATCATCTATTTGCGTGTGAAAATCTTGTGTGATTATAGATTCTAAAATGGTTCAATTCATATGATATAGTTATATCCTTAAGATTGTGGTCCTTGTGTTGAGACTTGTTCTTTGGAAGGAAGCTTTTTTGTACCCATGGACCGTAGTTCATTCACGATCACAGTGAAGCTTGGCCTCTCTGATGGTTCCGCAGACCAACATCTCTCCATCAGCAATTTCCAGTCCATGTCA
The Camelina sativa cultivar DH55 chromosome 6, Cs, whole genome shotgun sequence genome window above contains:
- the LOC104698930 gene encoding uncharacterized protein LOC104698930; the protein is MTSDRERRKVPFKFYNLFTAHSDYPTLLQNAWNVHEHVGSPMSRLCQKLKAVKLGCKELNRIYFSNIQARTAEAQEALTRLQSQILTNPSPLLFHEEKQKLLGTKNSDVQPMSIEDIQNLTHYRCSSELATTLQSIPIPEEVTSAMFSLPKNKAPGPDGFTADFFTHDWGTMGPIVVEAVTVFFTTGKLIKQACFLLQHHLQGDISDSGKEIKVVYGFGGSEKSGIIHKRRLLCENVMLAAELVADFHKPGPITRGCLQIDISKVFDNVDWVFLTNILTSIELPSTFVNWLVTCFTTPLALNGELIGYFPGNKGLRQGDSISAPLFALVMDILSKQLDRAVTQERIKPRSLCIQPLITHLNFADNLLVLFDGSESSLVGILETLDMFKLASGLGINLTKSCLFLDGDNRNGIRSMSSRLNLTHGSLPIRYLGFPLITQKLSASDYQPLIDKVKSRISGWTHRHLLFAGRLQLLQSVINNTINFWASIFMLPSKCLKELERICSAFLWKGVADSARGAKVSWDVVCTAKSAGGLGLKRLADWNRIFGLETNSGSYKWLILLYTNVEAFTSCWSSSSLAFSGMVQGTNSKNGFLDLVNNFESTQNKGHNEKLEYSSS